From Xiphophorus maculatus strain JP 163 A chromosome 12, X_maculatus-5.0-male, whole genome shotgun sequence, the proteins below share one genomic window:
- the ubac1 gene encoding ubiquitin-associated domain-containing protein 1: MFVQEEKIFAGKVLKIHICTMDGTEWLEEVTEDTTVEKLKERCLKHHVHGNLEDPKTLTHHKLIHAATERVLTDTKTIADENLKDKDVLLLIKKRPPPTPPKMADVSSDEKKKQDTKAPDKDAILKATASLSTRHTERTVTQHNIRDFQTELRKILVSLIEVAQKLLALNPDAVELFKKANAMLDEDEEDRVDESALQQLTEMGFPESRAIKALRLCHMSVTQAMEWLIEHVDDPTVDAPLPGQDSSGASGDGAATTTGPPASASASANILSNLSRQSSSDESSRQDELTEIFKRIRRKREFRPDSRAVIALMEMGFDEKEVIDALRVNNNQQDAACEWLLGDRKPSPEDLDKGIDTNSPLFQAILENPVVQLGLTNPKTLLAFEDMLENPLNSTQWMNDPETGPVMLQISRIFQTLNRT; the protein is encoded by the exons atgTTCGTGCAGGAGGAGAAGATATTCGCCGGCAAAGTGTTGAAAATACACATCTGCACGATGGACGGCACAGAGTGGCTAGAGGAGGTCACGGAAGACACCACTGTTGAAAAACTGAAGGAGAGGTGCTTGAAACAT CATGTTCATGGAAATCTAGAAGACCCCAAAACACTTACCCATCATAAACTTATACACGCTGCTACAGAAAGAGTCCTCACCGACACCAAAACTATCGCTGATGAAAACCTTAAAGACAAAG ATGTTTTGCTGCTCATAAAGAAAAGACCGCCGCCAACCCCTCCCAAGATGGCAGATGTTAGTTCAGATGAAAAG AAGAAACAAGATACCAAAGCTCCAGATAAAGATGCTATCCTGAAAGCTACTGCCAGCCTGTCCACACGGCACACTGAGCGCACTGTTACCCAGCACAACATCAGAGAT TTTCAAACGGAGCTTAGAAAAATCCTGGTTTCTCTTATTGAAGTTGCACAGAAGCTTCTTGCCTTGAACCCTGATGCTGTTGAACTCTTCAAAAAGGCCAATG CGATGttagatgaagatgaggaggatcGTGTGGATGAATCAGCCCTCCAGCAACTCACTGAGATGGGTTTCCCTGAGAGCAGAGCCATCAAAGCGCTTAGACTCTGCCA CATGTCAGTGACCCAGGCCATGGAGTGGCTGATCGAACACGTAGATGATCCCACTGTGGATGCACCACTACCGGGACAGGACTCCTCTGGGGCATCAGGGGATGGGGCAGCGACGACAACGGGCCCCCCAGCTTCAGCCTCCGCTTCAGCCAACATTCTTTCCAACCTCTCAAGGCAATCGAGCTCCGACGAGAGCAGCCGGCAGGACGAACTCACAGAGATCTTCAAGAGAATACGCAGGAAAAGGGAGTTCAGGCCAGACTCCAGG GCTGTGATTGCATTGATGGAGATGGGCTTTGATGAAAAGGAAGTGATTGATGCTCTCAGAGTGAATAATAACCAACAAGATGCAGCG TGCGAGTGGCTGCTGGGAGACAGGAAACCATCTCCAGAAGATCTAGATAAAGGCATCGATACCAACAGCCCTCTGTTTCAAGCAATTCTGGAAAACCCCGTGGTCCAGTTGGGTTTAACAAATCCCAAGACTCTGCTAG catTTGAAGACATGCTGGAGAATCCTCTGAACAGCACCCAGTGGATGAACGACCCCGAGACCGGCCCGGTCATGCTCCAAATATCCAGAATCTTCCAGACCCTTAATCGCACATAG